A single Desulfonauticus submarinus DNA region contains:
- the ybgF gene encoding tol-pal system protein YbgF, translated as MFEYKNTKASVLFISVLLSIGCSLHQPKQQNSKSLEWRMESLEENSLNFKHQLLKQKKAIDKNSNQILQLQQKVGNLESKTVLLEQKISKLESNAQNSTLTTNSNIHDISSNKTNNISVSEQESNLTQSDNFLYQKGLSLILANKLKKGRTVLNNILKFYPKSKLVPNALYWIGESYYGEGKYAKSILTFKRIVNSYPTHYKASHALLKIAYAYAELGDKENAKFYLKILLQDYPKSDVVAKAKKKLKMLQ; from the coding sequence ATGTTTGAGTATAAAAACACGAAAGCGAGCGTATTATTTATAAGTGTATTGTTAAGCATAGGATGTTCTTTGCACCAACCAAAGCAACAAAATTCAAAATCTTTAGAGTGGCGTATGGAAAGTCTAGAAGAAAATTCTTTAAACTTTAAACACCAGCTTTTAAAGCAAAAAAAAGCAATAGATAAAAACTCTAATCAAATTCTTCAACTTCAGCAAAAAGTTGGTAACCTAGAAAGTAAAACAGTTTTACTTGAACAAAAAATATCTAAGTTAGAAAGCAATGCGCAAAATTCTACTTTAACCACCAATAGCAATATTCATGATATTTCTTCAAATAAGACAAATAATATTTCTGTAAGCGAGCAAGAATCAAACCTAACGCAGTCAGATAACTTTTTATATCAAAAAGGCCTTTCTTTAATTTTAGCTAATAAATTAAAAAAAGGACGTACTGTGTTAAACAATATTTTAAAATTTTATCCTAAAAGTAAATTAGTTCCTAATGCCCTTTATTGGATAGGAGAAAGTTATTATGGTGAGGGCAAATATGCCAAATCTATTCTAACCTTTAAACGAATTGTTAATTCTTATCCTACACATTACAAAGCATCTCATGCTTTATTAAAAATTGCCTATGCTTATGCTGAGTTAGGGGACAAAGAGAATGCTAAATTTTATCTAAAAATTCTTCTTCAGGACTACCCCAAAAGTGACGTTGTAGCCAAGGCTAAGAAAAAACTTAAAATGCTTCAATGA
- a CDS encoding 4Fe-4S dicluster domain-containing protein: MVSRRKFIQSMLVAGSSLMLPGTIQAYEQGEEIATLLDLSKCVGCGACVDACKETNAHKFPRPKKPFPKMYPKRVKVSDWSDKQDVDDRLTPYNWLFIQTASGVWKGEEFEINIPRRCLHCVNPPCANLCPWGACSKQKNGIVRINSDICLGGAKCKKVCPWHIPERQTGVGLYLKLLPSYAGNGVMYKCDRCYDRIAQGKLPACIEACPEGVQTIGPRSEIIAKAHKLAKKMKGYIYGEKENGGTNTIYVSPVPFEILNKFIEKGPGRPHLSQVSYSMAKEENLGFAVLTAPVAGFAAGILTVLNKVKQRKDHELE, encoded by the coding sequence ATGGTTTCACGAAGAAAGTTTATTCAGAGCATGTTAGTGGCAGGTAGCAGTTTAATGTTACCTGGTACAATACAGGCTTATGAGCAGGGAGAAGAGATAGCAACTCTTTTAGATTTAAGTAAGTGTGTTGGCTGTGGGGCATGTGTAGACGCATGTAAGGAAACAAATGCCCATAAATTCCCCAGGCCTAAGAAACCATTTCCTAAAATGTATCCCAAAAGAGTAAAGGTCTCAGATTGGTCTGATAAACAAGATGTAGATGACAGACTGACTCCCTATAATTGGCTTTTTATTCAAACTGCTAGTGGTGTGTGGAAAGGTGAAGAGTTTGAGATTAATATCCCTAGGCGTTGTTTGCATTGTGTAAACCCTCCGTGTGCCAATTTGTGTCCCTGGGGAGCTTGTTCAAAGCAGAAAAATGGTATTGTAAGAATTAATTCCGATATCTGTTTGGGAGGTGCTAAGTGTAAAAAAGTGTGTCCATGGCATATTCCAGAGCGCCAGACAGGTGTTGGTTTATATTTAAAGCTTTTGCCTTCTTATGCTGGTAATGGGGTAATGTATAAATGTGATCGTTGTTATGATAGAATTGCGCAAGGGAAATTGCCAGCTTGTATAGAGGCTTGTCCTGAAGGGGTTCAAACCATTGGCCCACGATCAGAAATTATTGCCAAAGCCCATAAATTGGCAAAAAAGATGAAAGGTTATATTTATGGTGAAAAAGAAAACGGAGGGACAAATACTATATATGTGTCTCCTGTTCCCTTTGAAATTCTCAATAAATTTATTGAAAAGGGACCTGGGCGCCCTCATTTAAGTCAAGTATCTTATTCTATGGCTAAAGAAGAAAATTTGGGTTTTGCTGTACTTACTGCGCCAGTAGCTGGCTTTGCTGCAGGAATTTTAACTGTGTTAAATAAAGTAAAACAGAGGAAGGATCATGAATTGGAGTAA
- a CDS encoding glycosyltransferase family protein: MRQIENLRIKTETGQEKTLGHGKIFFKKIKPGQFPLFLGIGPNQTILPHLVPKASKFFVLETPQILNKLDPFTQNIILLPPNKLNNDLINLAEIWLYHPSLEYFPSFWQPILGQIYKPSTSLVQKKIWLLAHKNNLLTQEIDLAAQKLGFHLQLKTITSPQNLKQDLSIERPCLVISLNGRGLDKLGVVQAIFQAANIPLALWIVDNPWYILTKFKGNFISQLPIFITDNFFTPFLKQAGFSKVFYLPLATEPCFFQQTKKQKKWESEIAFIGRVHFPNKNKYFAGQTLETKILFQGKKQIDSGKRSDCAWITKYIPLTPAKTRNIGAHLEELNLYYRIQILQFISKHFQLQIIGDMTWEKFFSNISISGPVDYYSQLKNIYTTAHYILNLTSFHLPNSLNQRHFDVWISNGFLLTDFSTGLNIFPNDIIKLISFQNKKEILNKISTLEKEKYLKQDIQTHMKKIILQKHTYTHRLEYILDILNIK, encoded by the coding sequence ATGCGTCAAATTGAGAATTTAAGGATAAAAACAGAGACAGGTCAAGAAAAGACTCTCGGCCACGGTAAAATATTTTTTAAAAAAATTAAGCCAGGACAATTCCCTCTTTTTTTAGGTATAGGACCAAACCAAACAATTTTACCTCACTTAGTCCCAAAAGCTTCAAAATTTTTTGTTTTAGAAACTCCTCAAATTCTAAATAAATTAGATCCTTTCACCCAAAACATTATCTTATTACCCCCCAATAAATTAAATAATGATTTAATAAATTTGGCTGAAATCTGGTTATACCATCCTTCGTTAGAATACTTCCCTTCTTTTTGGCAACCTATCTTGGGTCAAATTTATAAACCAAGCACTTCTCTTGTACAAAAAAAAATTTGGCTTCTAGCTCACAAAAACAATCTCTTAACTCAAGAAATTGATTTAGCCGCTCAAAAATTAGGCTTTCATCTTCAACTAAAAACTATAACCTCTCCTCAAAACCTCAAACAAGATCTTTCTATTGAAAGACCTTGTTTAGTTATTTCTTTAAACGGCAGAGGATTAGACAAGCTAGGAGTAGTACAGGCCATTTTTCAAGCCGCAAATATTCCTTTAGCCCTTTGGATAGTAGATAATCCTTGGTATATTTTAACCAAATTTAAAGGCAACTTTATCTCTCAACTACCTATATTCATTACAGATAATTTTTTTACTCCTTTCCTAAAACAAGCAGGCTTTAGTAAAGTTTTTTACTTACCCCTAGCTACAGAACCATGCTTCTTTCAACAGACAAAAAAACAAAAAAAATGGGAAAGTGAAATAGCCTTTATTGGCAGAGTTCATTTTCCAAATAAAAATAAATACTTCGCAGGCCAAACTTTAGAAACAAAAATTTTATTCCAAGGGAAAAAACAAATAGACTCTGGAAAACGTTCAGATTGTGCTTGGATAACAAAATATATACCACTTACTCCTGCAAAAACACGCAATATTGGCGCCCATTTAGAAGAACTAAATCTGTATTATAGAATACAAATTCTTCAATTTATTTCTAAACATTTTCAATTACAAATCATAGGAGATATGACTTGGGAAAAATTTTTTTCAAATATTTCTATTTCTGGACCTGTGGATTATTATTCTCAATTAAAAAATATCTATACAACTGCACATTATATTCTAAATTTAACTAGCTTTCATTTACCAAATAGCCTTAATCAACGTCACTTTGACGTTTGGATAAGTAATGGCTTTTTATTAACTGATTTTTCAACTGGATTAAATATCTTCCCCAATGATATAATAAAGCTTATTTCATTTCAGAATAAAAAAGAAATACTTAATAAGATCTCAACTCTAGAAAAAGAGAAATACTTAAAACAAGATATTCAAACTCATATGAAAAAAATTATTCTACAGAAACATACATATACCCATCGTTTAGAGTATATTTTAGACATATTAAATATTAAATAA